Proteins co-encoded in one Garra rufa chromosome 7, GarRuf1.0, whole genome shotgun sequence genomic window:
- the LOC141338222 gene encoding NLR family CARD domain-containing protein 3-like, with product MASRMNLSDEHERKKKTVKSLWQNQSPEPSCVSMKSDWSMGQPADFSLGESSADLSQKHKGPESQTAKKNLDSIFKELEHRIVSVVKSELKSFKRLLSPDYPECSERDHYDDEGHNRVREGLLKITLLILRKMNQTDLANTLQTKLMPVYQQKLKSRLQDKYQRISEGMSNHGDSTRLNEIYTELYITEGGSGEVNNEHEVRQIETVSRRPETQETPINCNDIFKPSPGQDKPIRTVLTKGVAGIGKTVSVQKFILDWAEGKTNQDVHFIFPLPFRELNLIQKNLSLVDLLNHLHTETKEFKSSDYEDYKVMFIFDGLDECRLRLDFQNNRSLSDVTESASVDVLLTNLIKGNLLPSALLWITSRPAAANQIPPECVHQVTEVRGFNDPQKEEYFRKRINDQSLADRVVTHIRSSRSLFIMCHIPVFCWISAAVLERMMGKAERAEIPKTLTQMFTHFLIFQTKLKTQKYDGKYEINPDQARKTILSLGKLAFEQLEKGNLIFYEEDLKESGIDVREVSVYSGVCTQIFREEFGLQLGKVYSFVHLSIQEFLAALFKLLSFSEQNTGLRNEFRSPMTSLLKREVDKALQSENGHWDLFLRFLLGLSLESNQTLLQGLLRKTVSSSDINQETAEYIKQKIRENPSPEKSINLFHCLNELNDRSLEQEVQTYLSRRGNRYDFFGAKCLSGVSLSAAQWSALVFVLLNSEEELDEFKLSKYDRSEECLLRLLPVIKASRKADLSSCPITQKGAALISALLEDPHCKLEKLQ from the exons ATGGCCTCCAGAATGAATCTCTCTGATGaacatgaaagaaagaaaaagacagtCAAGAG TCTGTGGCAGAATCAATCTCCTGAACCCAGCTGTGTGTCCATGAAGAGTGACTGGTCAATGGGTCAACCAGCTGATTTCAGTTTGGGAGAATCATCTGCTGATCTGAG TCAAAAACATAAAGGACCAGAATCACAAACAGCAAAGAAGAACTTAGACTCCATTTTCAAG GAGCTTGAGCACAGAATCGTCTCTGTGGTGAAGAGTGAGTTAAAAAGTTTCAAGAGACTACTGAGTCCAGATTACCCAGAATGCTCTGAAAGAGACCATTATGATGATGAGGGTCATAACAGAGTCAGAGAGGGGCTTCTGAAGATCACACTGCTCATCCTGAGGAAGATGAACCAGACAGACCTCGCTAACACACTACAGACCA AACTGATGCCTGTGTATCAACAAAAACTCAAATCCAGACTCCAGGACAAATATCAGAGAATCAGTGAAGGAATGTCCAATCATGGAGACTCAACACGTctgaatgagatctacacagagctctacatcacagaggGAGGCAGTGGAGAGGTCAATAATGAAcatgaggtgagacagattgagacaGTGTCCAGGAGACCAGAGACACAGGAAACACCAATcaactgcaatgacatctttaaacCCTCACCTGGACAAGACAAACCCATCAGGACTGTGCTGACTAAAGGAGTCGCTggaattggaaaaacagtctctgtgcagaagttcattctggactgggctgaaggaaAAACCAATCAGGATGTTCATTTCATATTTCCCCTTCCTTTCAGGGAGCTGAATTTGATACAGAAAAATCTCAGTCTTGTGGATCTTCTAAATCACCTTCACacagaaaccaaagaatttaagtCGTCAGATTATGAAGACTACAAAGTCATGTTCAtatttgatggtctggatgagtgtcgaCTACGTCTAGATTTCCAAAACAATCGGAGCTTGTCTGATGTAACAGAATCAGCCTCAGTGGATGTGCTGCTGACCAACCTCATCAAGGGGAATCTACTTCCTTCTGCTCTCCTCTGGATCACCTctcgaccagcagcagccaatcagatccctcCTGAGTGTGTCCACCAGGTCACAGAGGTACGAGGATTCAACGACCCTCAgaaggaggaatatttcaggaagagaataAATGATCAGAGTCTGGCTGATAGAGTCGTCACACACATCCGATCATCAAGAAGTCTGTTCATCATGTGTCACATaccagtcttctgctggatttcagccgCTGTTCTAGAGAGGATGATGGGTAAAGCAGAGAGAGCagagattcccaagactctcacACAAATGTTCACACACTTCCTGATCTTTCAGACCAAACTGAAGACACAGAAGTATGATGGGAAATATGAAATCAATCCTGATCAGGCTAGAAAGACTATTCTGTCTCTAGGAAAACTGGCTTTTGAACAGCTGGAAAAAGGGAACCTGATCttctatgaggaggacctgaAAGAGAGCGGCATTGATGTCAGAGAAGTGTCAGTGTACTCAGGAGTTTGTACccagatcttcagagaggagtttGGACTGCAGCTGGGGAAGGTGTACAGCTTTGTTCATCTGAGTATTCAGGAGTTTCTTGCTGCTTTATTCAAGCTGCTGTCCTTTTCTGAACAAAACACAGGACTGAGGAATGAGTTCAGGTCACCAATGACCAGTTTACTGAAGAGAGAAGTGGACAAGGCCTTACAGAGTGAGAACGGACACTGGGACCTTTTCCTCCGGTTCCTTCTAGGTCTCTCACTAGAGTCTAATCAGACTCTCTTACAAGGCCTCCTGAGAAAGACAGTAAGCAGCTCTGATATCAATCAGGAAACAGCTGAATACATTAAACAGAAGATCAGAGAGAATCCCTCTCCAgagaaatccatcaatctgttccactgtctgaatgaactgaatgaTCGCTCACTAGAGCAGGAAGTCCAGACATACCTGAGCAGAAGAGGAAATAGATATGATTTCTTTGGAGCCAAATGTCTCTCTGGAGTGTCTCTGTCTGCTGCTCAGTGGTCGGCTCTGGTGTTTGTGTTGTTGAACTCAGAAGAAGAGCTGGATGAGTTTAAACTGAGTAAATATGATCGATCAGAAGAATGTCTCCTGAGGCTGCTGCCAGTGATCAAAGCATCTAGAAAGGCTGA